Proteins from one Penaeus vannamei isolate JL-2024 chromosome 8, ASM4276789v1, whole genome shotgun sequence genomic window:
- the LOC138862393 gene encoding uncharacterized protein — protein sequence MMLWTLPLLLTALLVTADPLPIRPPVVGYAGLISPMRQAVLLDPKDILDEVAMQGSEPALTTTPPGSAEVTPAGSASAPTASALFQASRSVRPILFSRSDNGTRKRIRRIRPRLQGLRRKTGSGTLLSSAGVRTAVSQAAGLARRRSGVAAGQSRWGNSQGILNPRTAQQGVPVPVKEERNKSSVDDFLTRWRKIYSKGHTTSPPSTARPHQAWNEAITKKPNMEANMPSPTSPPRHRERPPYSEINRYNPSQIMEAKHPFAPVAHLSKMPSIHELTSFHFSDSNKITQDQDSGNVMQNTPSSTTTTEVTTTTTTPPPTTTSVVLLTSPRTQRPFENVAQEREILESIQSIFQTVDRDGQKTPSDEVEPPPAFDIFADSEATKGFRPSLRLTPEVEVQNSYSVYEEQANKRVPSYDTSNLGSWETSDAYTTDNALAHNAWPTVLVSTPPPGSDLTLQVGHSLPVADHSSAMAQQREAVSSNGNIIVGRPAALIQPPMNTPGRIVDVPAHPHFREEPIYIHNPPTEPTQPSILFSPHPIWQPEELGPLLQYIESTYDPKLSQNSQPSVSHLQSMINSGQAPNVFVNDHLVDYIRSRPHSKIPPLLSRLGQPPRQSIERASVDALDKSGLRTGGAFVALSGIALAFVLGAYFLFTGSVDQGRGSQDPIKARVEDAKRGLRLLMKGLDEYEEYLDTEKTEDEREESEETDTNYDIPNILNRIWDNLSSTVNHILDYESHFNNGARTPVSSDYSSGETLFSYSRKPHVMSIFPSSEDSESLGNSGNLIYTNGGKDALSFSFSGSNINNSTEGSTARNNQTIFDIIAQLRQEYLDQREKEKEMKEVNTTTEAYITTADDSSTNEPETNPPTHDAEGQGSALNEERSTGISYEDPDEMTTLSTPWESESTDGNGDDEYTVADNLDSSTLQQEDDQGDVGDDMTTLTFAGRDTTTRTTPTTTPSSLAQKVIINNHLHVYHNPETDPPRSSAFLNNIPFRRLT from the exons ATG ATGCTCTGGACGCTGCCCCTGCTCCTGACGGCCCTCTTGGTCACGGCCGACCCGCTCCCCATCCGCCCGCCCGTCGTAGGCTACGCAGGACTCATCTCCCCGATGCGCCAGGCCGTCCTCCTCGACCCGAAGGACATCCTGGACGAAGTGGCGATGCAAGGAAGCGAGCCTGCCCTCACGACGACGCCCCCCGGAAGCGCCGAGGTCACCCCGGCAGGAAGTGCCAGTGCGCCCACCGCCTCGGCTCTCTTCCAGGCTTCGAGGAGCGTCAGGCCGATCCTGTTCTCTCGGTCGGACaacgggacgaggaagaggatcaGGAGGATAAGGCCGCGTCTGCAGGGACtcaggaggaagacagggagtgGCACTCTCCTCTCGAGCGCCGGCGTAAGGACGGCCGTGTCCCAGGCGGCGGGACTCGCTCGGAGGCGGTCTGGCGTGGCGGCGGGGCAGTCGCGTTGGGGAAACAGCCAGGGCATCTTGAACCCGAGGACGGCGCAGCAAGGCGTCCCCGTCCCGGTCAAGGAGGAGAGAAACAAGTCCTCAGTAGATGACTTTCTGACCAGGTGGCGTAAGATCTATAGCAAAGGCCACACCACATCTCCGCCGAGTACGGCACGCCCTCACCAAGCCTGGAATGAAGCAATTACGAAGAAACCAAATATGGAGGCGAACATGCCCTCGCCGACGTCTCCTCCGCGCCATCGAGAGAGACCCCCATATTCTGAAATCAATCGTTACAATCCGTCCCAAATCATGGAAGCGAAGCATCCCTTTGCCCCCGTCGCTCACCTGTCCAAGATGCCGTCTATTCATGAATTGACAAGTTTCCACTTCAGCGATAGCAACAAAATCACTCAGGACCAAGATAGTGGCAACGTCATGCAGAACACACCTTCTTCTACTACGACCACGGAAGTAACAACGACGACAACCACACCACCTCCAACCACAACCTCCGTCGTGCTGCTGACTTCGCCGAGAACTCAGCGTCCCTTCGAGAACGTCGCGCAGGAGAGGGAGATCCTCGAATCGATCCAGAGCATCTTCCAGACCGTAGATCGGGACGGCCAAAAGACGCCTTCAGACGAGGTCGAGCCTCCTCCTGCGTTCGACATTTTCGCTGATTCGGAGGCGACGAAGGGTTTCCGACCCAGCCTTCGCCTTACCCCCGAGGTCGAGGTGCAGAACAGCTACAGCGTCTATGAAGAACAGGCGAACAAGCGAGTCCCTTCTTACGACACCTCGAACTTAGGATCCTGGGAGACCAGTGATGCTTACACGACAGACAACGCCCTCGCCCACAACGCCTGGCCGACCGTTCTCGTATCCACCCCGCCTCCCGGGAGTGACCTGACCTTACAAGTCGGCCATTCTCTGCCCGTGGCGGACCATTCATCGGCCATGGCCCAACAACGTGAGGCGGTATCCTCTAACGGCAATATAATCGTCGGTCGGCCCGCTGCCCTCATCCAGCCTCCTATGAACACTCCCGGGCGCATTGTCGATGTCCCAGCCCACCCACACTTCAGGGAGGAACCCATATACATTCACAACCCACCCACTGAACCCACCCAGCCGTCCATCTTGTTCTCCCCTCATCCTATCTGGCAGCCGGAGGAACTCGGACCTCTCCTACAGTACATTGAATCGACGTACGACCCCAAACTGAGCCAGAACAGCCAGCCTTCCGTATCACACTTGCAGTCCATGATCAACTCGGGACAGGCGCCCAATGTCTTCGTCAACGACCACTTGGTTGATTACATTCGTAGTCGTCCTCACTCGAAGATTCCTCCGCTTCTCAGCAGACTCGGACAACCCCCTCGTCAGTCCATCGAAAGGGCCTCCGTCGACGCCCTTGACAAAAGCGGCCTTCGGACCGGCGGCGCGTTCGTGGCTTTGTCGGGCATCGCGTTGGCATTCGTCTTGGGCGCATACTTCCTGTTCACGGGATCAGTGGACCAAGGGAGGGGCTCTCAAGACCCTATCAAGGCTCGAGTCGAGGACGCCAAGAGGGGCCTGCGTCTGCTCATGAAGGGACTCGACGAGTATGAAGAATACCTCGACACAGAGAAAacggaagacgaaagagaggagtCAGAAGAAACAGATACTAACTACGACATACCCAATATTCTAAACAGAATCTGGGACAACCTCTCTTCTACTGTCAATCACATCCTAGATTACGAAAGCCACTTCAACAACGGCGCCAGAACTCCCGTCTCGAGCGACTACTCTTCCGGAGAGactctcttctcttactcaagAAAACCTCACGTCATGAGTATTTTCCCGAGCTCCGAGGACAGCGAGAGCCTCGGTAATTCCGGAAACCTGATTTACACGAACGGAGGAAAAGACGCGCTCTCGTTTTCCTTCAGTGGATCAAATATCAACAATTCTACCGAGGGTTCTACCGCCAGGAACAACCAGACCATTTTCGACATCATCGCCCAGCTCAGACAAGAATACTTAGaccaaagagaaaaggaaaaggagatgaaggaagtgaACACCACAACGGAAGCGTACATAACAACAGCCGATGATTCGTCGACGAACGAACCCGAAACGAACCCACCGACACACGACGCGGAGGGACAAGGAAGCGCCCTAAACGAAGAGAGATCCACCGGGATATCTTACGAGGATCCAGATGAAATGACAACGCTTTCAACCCCCTGGGAAAGCGAGTCGACCGACGGAAACGGAGATGACGAATACACAGTCGCGGACAACCTGGATTCGTCAACGCTTCAACAGGAAGACGACCAAGGAGATGTAGGGGATGACATGACCACCTTGACCTTCGCTGGACGAGATACGACCACCAGGACGACACCGACGACCACACCCTCGTCCCTGGCCCAGAAAGTCATCATTAACAATCATCTTCACGTTTATCACAACCCTGAGACTGACCCGCCAAGAAGTTCTGCATTTCTGAATAATATTCCCTTCAGAAGGCTTACCTAA
- the LOC113807586 gene encoding uncharacterized protein, translated as MEGVFGRWRGRLVIYGSLVLLLKILPATTGLSDAPSYPDENPQPPPCPPGDPICQKEGVHEDITGGESLAVPGDTNNGPGDGDKDWNKDTDEESMDGRRESPKEEVEVILDCVFSTIPFVGGKWLTKVFRERVSDATLMEATNSFIDGGELLINLINLKPRSVPVKFFKALSSCFEFEEDYNPYAREEGERPTQRKGDSNMDEETQAKIASSTLSHQRKRRSAKGGYGKDTLYGFSLLGLLIVGSLIAYLIYLLTM; from the exons atggAAGGTGTGTTTGGCAGATGGCGTGGAAGACTGGTGATCTATG GGTCGCTTGTGCTCCTCCTGAAGATCCTTCCGGCGACAACGGGACTCTCGGACGCCCCTTCGTATCCTGACGAGAATCCCCagcctcctccttgccccccagGCGATCCTATCTGCCAAAAGGAAGGCGTTCATGAAGATATTACGGGGGGTGAGAGTCTCGCTGTCCCAGGAGATACGAATAATGGACCGGGCGATGGAGATAAAGATTGGAATAAGGACACGGATGAAGAAAGTATGGACGGAAGGCGAGAATCCCCGAAGGAGGAGGTCGAAGTGATTCTAGACTGCGTGTTCTCGACCATACCGTTCGTGGGAGGCAAGTGGTTGACCAAGGTATTCAGAGAGAGAGTGTCCGACGCGACGCTGATGGAGGCGACGAATAGTTTCATCGACGGTGGGGAACTTCTCATCAATTTGATCAATCTCAAACCCCGTTCGGTCCCCGTGAAGTTCTTCAAGGCTCTTAGTTCCTGTTTCGAGTTCGAAGAGGATTATAACCCCTAcgcaagagaggaaggagaaagacctACTCAAAGAAAAGGAGATTCTAACATGGACGAGGAAACGCAGGCGAAAATAGCATCGTCTACCCTCTcgcaccaaagaaaacggaggtcGGCCAAGGGCGGTTACGGCAAGGATACGCTCTATGGATTTTCTCTTCTTGGGCTGTTAATTGTCGGTTCCCTTATAGCCTATCTTATTTATCTCTTAACGATGTAA
- the LOC138862266 gene encoding uncharacterized protein, protein MVDPQAWLTDLWADRSDRDGYGYDDSGYGGGGGYGKTAIDAFSLLALASFLCVLTYLVWWCIQDPTRCTCKRRRDFGEGVDAVMEVVLALLERGVKVWESVGE, encoded by the exons atGGTCGACCCCCAAGCCTGGCTGACGGACCTCTGGGCTGACAGATCGGACAGGGATGGCTACGGCTACGATGACAG TGGCTACGGGGGCGGCGGAGGCTACGGCAAAACGGCTATCGAcgctttctccctcctcgctctcgcctccttcctctgcGTCCTCACGTACCTCGTTTGGTGGTGCATCCAGGACCCGACGCGGTGCACGTGCAAACGGAGGAGAGATTTCGGCGAGGGCGTGGATGCTgtgatggaggtggtgttggCGTTGCtcgagaggggggtgaaggtgtgggagagcgtgggagagtga
- the LOC113807585 gene encoding uncharacterized protein, giving the protein MEMPRTMLFVTALLSLSTLCAATEDKPEAAMLRQFGPYGRSPDFQRNSRNDRRRPNDDYKLDDLYANHNFEKGDFDRFGDLGHGGQDFGDNYFGNDEGFPSGGSYRQQDNGVRSGGSFERISRPGLNRRAGYTDTLDYGRRGIERSGGSSGNNGSIDVYSILALGLFAAFLGYIVYYYISVNGGGRSFEGLGGEAMTRILEDVTKGIERWALLELLPDALEGFDISRLLSR; this is encoded by the exons ATGGAGATG CCCAGAACGATGCTCTTCGTGACCGCCCTGCTCTCGCTGTCGACCCTGTGCGCGGCGACGGAAGACAAACCGGAAGCTGCAATGCTCCGACAGTTCGGGCCTTACGGACGCAGCCCCGACTTCCAACGGAACTCCCGCAACGACCGGAGGCGACCCAACGACGACTACAAACTGGACGACCTCTACGCCAACCACAACTTCGAGAAGGGGGACTTCGACAGATTCGGCGACTTGGGTCATGGCGGCCAGGACTTCGGCGATAATTACTTCGGAAATGATGAAGGATTCCCGAGTGGCGGGTCCTACAGGCAGCAGGATAACGGGGTGAGGTCGGGCGGGTCCTTCGAGAGGATTTCGAGGCCTGGGCTGAACCGCCGGGCAGGATATACGGACACTCTTGACTACGGCCGGCGGGGGATCGAGAGGAGTGGAGGCAGTAG cGGCAACAACGGGAGTATCGACGTCTATAGCATCCTAGCCCTGGGACTCTTCGCCGCCTTCCTGGGCTACATCGTCTACTACTACATCAGCGTCAACGGAGGCGGCAGGTCCTTCGAGGGGCTTGGAGGAGAAGCCATGACGAGAATCCTTGAGGACGTGACGAAGGGGATCGAGAGATGGGCCCTTTTAGAGCTGTTGCCTGATGCCTTGGAGGGTTTTGATATTTCCAGGTTGTTGAGTCGATAA